One window of Pelmatolapia mariae isolate MD_Pm_ZW linkage group LG18, Pm_UMD_F_2, whole genome shotgun sequence genomic DNA carries:
- the LOC134616962 gene encoding piggyBac transposable element-derived protein 4-like isoform X1: MKCEEEESLNDPEVYKQEGNFGLNKDGPELPQIKEEQEEVCTSQEIAQVIVKEESEDVWTGKERFRVLDNIWKHEEDLHCTGPHTHDIIKLEENGPVKHEDSDSITAPDEDGFSVHSSGLDSADSDDEADLSEEMYPYYDTDDDYDDDDEEEEEEEEETEAATTLDGGRRRLRSQRSWPSANKAKRSRSEPLSGDAAAWKSEKDPDNLPHPLPHFLPTRKPGIQPPLSEYLTSPSPSKLFKMYFNWAAVKTLCANTNKNAAKNIVAGKKFKWSELTEAELYRYIGLTLYMWILKLPNIKDFWRASSIFYMPYPSKVMSRTRFLLITWNIHMSDPAEDELNDRKKGTDDYDCLHRIRPLYDSLRVACKAVYHPQKNLSVDERMVPTKAKTALKKNIKNKQKKRWLKFFVLSDNTGYTFDFKVYTRKSTLATGRGLSFDAVMSLVNKNCLGSGYHIYCDKFYTSPTLFRHLHDLGFGACGTFRDTRIGTPKTKVNTMTKEFPRGTVRWIREGALIFIKWMDTREVSVCSTMHTAFSGDTLKRMCKVGGKRRVVEVPVPLAVKDYNSFMREADLSDQLIGSYSSWRKSRAWYVMVLYHFIDIAVTNSYLLSKELCSRLEEQPVKHQAFLEQLIAELCGVPLQSVPERYQHIPVAIVEGASGHNKASKGRRKCKLCRKCTPFMCEACRVALCVIVDRNCHKLYHSSFKGTEN, encoded by the exons ATGaagtgtgaggaagaggagagtcTGAATGACCCAGAGGTCTATAAACAGGAGGGGAACTTTGGTCTGAATAAGGATGGTCCAGAACTtccacagattaaagaggaacaggaggaagtCTGCACCAGTCAGGAAATAGCGCAGGTTATAGTGAAGGAGGAGTCTGAAGACGTCTGGACTGGGAAAGAGCGGTTCAGAGTGCTGGATAACATCTGGAAACATGAGGAAGACTTACACTGCACAG GCCCGCACACACATGATATTATTAAACTAGAAGAAAATGGACCCGTCAAACACGAAGATTCTGACTCCATAACAGCGCCGGATGAAGATGGGTTTTCTGTCCACTCCTCTGGGCTGGACTCTGCCGATAGTGACGATGAAGCTGACTTGAGTGAAGAAATGTATCCGTACTACGACAC tgatgatgattatgatgatgatgatgaggaggaggaggaagaggaagaagaaaccGAGGCCGCCACTACTCTGGATGGAGGCAGAAGAAGATTAAGGAGTCAGAGGAGTTGGCCTTCAGCAAACAAAGCCAAGCGCTCTAGGTCAGAGCCACTCTCTGGTGATGCAGCTGCCTGGAAAAGTGAAAAGGACCCAGACAACTTGCCACACCCCCTGCCACATTTCCTGCCTACGAGAAAGCCAGGTATCCAACCACCTCTTTCAGAGTATCTGACCAGTCCATCTCCATCTAAGCTCTTCAAGATGTATTTTAACTGGGCCGCTGTCAAAACACTGtgtgcaaacacaaacaaaaatgcagcaaaaaatATTGTTGCAGGTAAAAAATTCAAATGGTCTGAGCTCACAGAGGCTGAACTCTATCGCTACATTGGTCTGACACTGTACATGTGGATTCTGAAGCTGCCAAATATCAAGGATTTTTGGCGTGCCAgttccatcttttatatgcCGTATCCTAGCAAGGTAATGTCAAGAACCCGGTTCCTCCTCATCACCTGGAACATTCATATGAGTGACCCTGCTGAAGATGAACTCAACGACCGCAAAAAAGGCACCGATGATTATGACTGCCTGCACAGAATACGCCCCCTGTATGACAGTTTGCGTGTAGCCTGCAAAGCGGTGTACCATCCCCAGAAAAACCTCTCTGTGGATGAGCGCATGGTACCGACCAAAGCCAAAACTGCCctgaagaaaaacataaagaataaGCAAAAAAAGAGGTGGCTAAAATTTTTTGTGTTGTCTGACAACACGGGGTACACTTTTGACTTCAAGGTGTATACAAGGAAGTCCACTCTGGCAACCGGGAGGGGGCTGTCATTCGATGCAGTGATGTCTCTCGTCAACAAAAACTGCCTAGGATCTGGATATCACATTTACTGTGATAAGTTTTATACCAGCCCAACACTGTTCCGCCACCTTCATGACCTGGGGTTCGGAGCATGCGGCACATTTCGGGATACGAGAATCGGCACCCCAAAAACCAAAGTTAATACCATGACCAAAGAATTTCCAAGAGGGACAGTCAGGTGGATCAGAGAGGGAGCCCTCATTTTCATCAAGTGGATGGACACAAGGGAGGTGAGTGTGTGCTCCACGATGCACACTGCCTTCTCAGGGGACACTCTGAAAAGGATGTGTAAGGTTGGTGGAAAACGCAGAGTAGTCGAGGTGCCTGTGCCATTGGCTGTGAAAGACTACAACAGCTTTATGAGGGAAGCTGACCTGTCAGACCAGCTGATTGGCTCCTATTCCTCATGGAGAAAGAGCAGGGCGTGGtatgtgatggtgctgtatcaTTTCATTGACATTGCTGTAACAAACAGCTACTTACTCAGCAAGGAGCTGTGTAGCAGACTGGAGGAGCAGCCGGTGAAGCACCAGGCCTTCCTGGAACAGCTGATAGCTGAGCTCTGTGGGGTGCCCCTACAATCAGTCCCAGAGAGGTATCAGCACATCCCTGTTGCCATTGTTGAGGGGGCATCTGGCCATAATAAAGCCTCAAAGGGGCGAAGGAAGTGCAAACTGTGTCGGAAGTGCACTCCCTTCATGTGTGAGGCATGTAGAGTGGCTCTGTGTGTTATCGTTGACAGGAACTGTCACAAGCTGTATCACAGCTCCTTTAAGGGTACTGAAAATTAA
- the LOC134616962 gene encoding piggyBac transposable element-derived protein 4-like isoform X4 gives MKCEEEESLNDPEVYKQEGNFGLNKDGPELPQIKEEQEEVCTSQEIAQVIVKEESEDVWTGKERFRVLDNIWKHEEDLHCTGPHTHDIIKLEENGPVKHEDSDSITAPDEDGFSVHSSGLDSADSDDEADLSEEMYPYYDTDDDYDDDDEEEEEEEEETEAATTLDGGRRRLRSQRSWPSANKAKRSRSEPLSGDAAAWKSEKDPDNLPHPLPHFLPTRKPGIQPPLSEYLTSPSPSKLFKMYFNWAAVKTLCANTNKNAAKNIVAGKKFKWSELTEAELYRYIGLTLYMWILKLPNIKDFWRASSIFYMPYPSKVMSRTRFLLITWNIHMSDPAEDELNDRKKGTDDYDCLHRIRPLYDSLRVACKAVYHPQKNLSVDERMVPTKAKTALKKNIKNKQKKRWLKFFVLSDNTGYTFDFKVYTRKSTLATGRGLSFDAVMSLVNKNCLGSGYHIYCDKFYTSPTLFRHLHDLGFGACGTFRDTRIGTPKTKVNTMTKEFPRGTVRWIREGALIFIKWMDTRELPPLCSLPPNPLLATITMPRAATGSFRRSRPTHQPTQLCNLPSK, from the exons ATGaagtgtgaggaagaggagagtcTGAATGACCCAGAGGTCTATAAACAGGAGGGGAACTTTGGTCTGAATAAGGATGGTCCAGAACTtccacagattaaagaggaacaggaggaagtCTGCACCAGTCAGGAAATAGCGCAGGTTATAGTGAAGGAGGAGTCTGAAGACGTCTGGACTGGGAAAGAGCGGTTCAGAGTGCTGGATAACATCTGGAAACATGAGGAAGACTTACACTGCACAG GCCCGCACACACATGATATTATTAAACTAGAAGAAAATGGACCCGTCAAACACGAAGATTCTGACTCCATAACAGCGCCGGATGAAGATGGGTTTTCTGTCCACTCCTCTGGGCTGGACTCTGCCGATAGTGACGATGAAGCTGACTTGAGTGAAGAAATGTATCCGTACTACGACAC tgatgatgattatgatgatgatgatgaggaggaggaggaagaggaagaagaaaccGAGGCCGCCACTACTCTGGATGGAGGCAGAAGAAGATTAAGGAGTCAGAGGAGTTGGCCTTCAGCAAACAAAGCCAAGCGCTCTAGGTCAGAGCCACTCTCTGGTGATGCAGCTGCCTGGAAAAGTGAAAAGGACCCAGACAACTTGCCACACCCCCTGCCACATTTCCTGCCTACGAGAAAGCCAGGTATCCAACCACCTCTTTCAGAGTATCTGACCAGTCCATCTCCATCTAAGCTCTTCAAGATGTATTTTAACTGGGCCGCTGTCAAAACACTGtgtgcaaacacaaacaaaaatgcagcaaaaaatATTGTTGCAGGTAAAAAATTCAAATGGTCTGAGCTCACAGAGGCTGAACTCTATCGCTACATTGGTCTGACACTGTACATGTGGATTCTGAAGCTGCCAAATATCAAGGATTTTTGGCGTGCCAgttccatcttttatatgcCGTATCCTAGCAAGGTAATGTCAAGAACCCGGTTCCTCCTCATCACCTGGAACATTCATATGAGTGACCCTGCTGAAGATGAACTCAACGACCGCAAAAAAGGCACCGATGATTATGACTGCCTGCACAGAATACGCCCCCTGTATGACAGTTTGCGTGTAGCCTGCAAAGCGGTGTACCATCCCCAGAAAAACCTCTCTGTGGATGAGCGCATGGTACCGACCAAAGCCAAAACTGCCctgaagaaaaacataaagaataaGCAAAAAAAGAGGTGGCTAAAATTTTTTGTGTTGTCTGACAACACGGGGTACACTTTTGACTTCAAGGTGTATACAAGGAAGTCCACTCTGGCAACCGGGAGGGGGCTGTCATTCGATGCAGTGATGTCTCTCGTCAACAAAAACTGCCTAGGATCTGGATATCACATTTACTGTGATAAGTTTTATACCAGCCCAACACTGTTCCGCCACCTTCATGACCTGGGGTTCGGAGCATGCGGCACATTTCGGGATACGAGAATCGGCACCCCAAAAACCAAAGTTAATACCATGACCAAAGAATTTCCAAGAGGGACAGTCAGGTGGATCAGAGAGGGAGCCCTCATTTTCATCAAGTGGATGGACACAAGGGAG
- the LOC134616962 gene encoding piggyBac transposable element-derived protein 4-like isoform X2, protein MKCEEEESLNDPEVYKQEGNFGLNKDGPELPQIKEEQEEVCTSQEIAQVIVKEESEDVWTGKERFRVLDNIWKHEEDLHCTGPHTHDIIKLEENGPVKHEDSDSITAPDEDGFSVHSSGLDSADSDDEADLSEEMYPYYDTDDDYDDDDEEEEEEEEETEAATTLDGGRRRLRSQRSWPSANKAKRSRSEPLSGDAAAWKSEKDPDNLPHPLPHFLPTRKPGIQPPLSEYLTSPSPSKLFKMYFNWAAVKTLCANTNKNAAKNIVAGKKFKWSELTEAELYRYIGLTLYMWILKLPNIKDFWRASSIFYMPYPSKVMSRTRFLLITWNIHMSDPAEDELNDRKKGTDDYDCLHRIRPLYDSLRVACKAVYHPQKNLSVDERMVPTKAKTALKKNIKNKQKKRWLKFFVLSDNTGYTFDFKVYTRKSTLATGRGLSFDAVMSLVNKNCLGSGYHIYCDKFYTSPTLFRHLHDLGFGACGTFRDTRIGTPKTKVNTMTKEFPRGTVRWIREGALIFIKWMDTREVSVCSTMHTAFSGDTLKRMCKVGGKRRVVEVPVPLAVKDYNSFMREADLSDQLIGSYSSWRKSRAWYVMVLYHFIDIAVTNSYLLSKELCSRLEEQPVKHQAFLEQLIAELCGVPLQSVPESFHHFAVCLPTHY, encoded by the exons ATGaagtgtgaggaagaggagagtcTGAATGACCCAGAGGTCTATAAACAGGAGGGGAACTTTGGTCTGAATAAGGATGGTCCAGAACTtccacagattaaagaggaacaggaggaagtCTGCACCAGTCAGGAAATAGCGCAGGTTATAGTGAAGGAGGAGTCTGAAGACGTCTGGACTGGGAAAGAGCGGTTCAGAGTGCTGGATAACATCTGGAAACATGAGGAAGACTTACACTGCACAG GCCCGCACACACATGATATTATTAAACTAGAAGAAAATGGACCCGTCAAACACGAAGATTCTGACTCCATAACAGCGCCGGATGAAGATGGGTTTTCTGTCCACTCCTCTGGGCTGGACTCTGCCGATAGTGACGATGAAGCTGACTTGAGTGAAGAAATGTATCCGTACTACGACAC tgatgatgattatgatgatgatgatgaggaggaggaggaagaggaagaagaaaccGAGGCCGCCACTACTCTGGATGGAGGCAGAAGAAGATTAAGGAGTCAGAGGAGTTGGCCTTCAGCAAACAAAGCCAAGCGCTCTAGGTCAGAGCCACTCTCTGGTGATGCAGCTGCCTGGAAAAGTGAAAAGGACCCAGACAACTTGCCACACCCCCTGCCACATTTCCTGCCTACGAGAAAGCCAGGTATCCAACCACCTCTTTCAGAGTATCTGACCAGTCCATCTCCATCTAAGCTCTTCAAGATGTATTTTAACTGGGCCGCTGTCAAAACACTGtgtgcaaacacaaacaaaaatgcagcaaaaaatATTGTTGCAGGTAAAAAATTCAAATGGTCTGAGCTCACAGAGGCTGAACTCTATCGCTACATTGGTCTGACACTGTACATGTGGATTCTGAAGCTGCCAAATATCAAGGATTTTTGGCGTGCCAgttccatcttttatatgcCGTATCCTAGCAAGGTAATGTCAAGAACCCGGTTCCTCCTCATCACCTGGAACATTCATATGAGTGACCCTGCTGAAGATGAACTCAACGACCGCAAAAAAGGCACCGATGATTATGACTGCCTGCACAGAATACGCCCCCTGTATGACAGTTTGCGTGTAGCCTGCAAAGCGGTGTACCATCCCCAGAAAAACCTCTCTGTGGATGAGCGCATGGTACCGACCAAAGCCAAAACTGCCctgaagaaaaacataaagaataaGCAAAAAAAGAGGTGGCTAAAATTTTTTGTGTTGTCTGACAACACGGGGTACACTTTTGACTTCAAGGTGTATACAAGGAAGTCCACTCTGGCAACCGGGAGGGGGCTGTCATTCGATGCAGTGATGTCTCTCGTCAACAAAAACTGCCTAGGATCTGGATATCACATTTACTGTGATAAGTTTTATACCAGCCCAACACTGTTCCGCCACCTTCATGACCTGGGGTTCGGAGCATGCGGCACATTTCGGGATACGAGAATCGGCACCCCAAAAACCAAAGTTAATACCATGACCAAAGAATTTCCAAGAGGGACAGTCAGGTGGATCAGAGAGGGAGCCCTCATTTTCATCAAGTGGATGGACACAAGGGAGGTGAGTGTGTGCTCCACGATGCACACTGCCTTCTCAGGGGACACTCTGAAAAGGATGTGTAAGGTTGGTGGAAAACGCAGAGTAGTCGAGGTGCCTGTGCCATTGGCTGTGAAAGACTACAACAGCTTTATGAGGGAAGCTGACCTGTCAGACCAGCTGATTGGCTCCTATTCCTCATGGAGAAAGAGCAGGGCGTGGtatgtgatggtgctgtatcaTTTCATTGACATTGCTGTAACAAACAGCTACTTACTCAGCAAGGAGCTGTGTAGCAGACTGGAGGAGCAGCCGGTGAAGCACCAGGCCTTCCTGGAACAGCTGATAGCTGAGCTCTGTGGGGTGCCCCTACAATCAGTCCCAGAGAG
- the LOC134616962 gene encoding piggyBac transposable element-derived protein 4-like isoform X3 encodes MRKTYTAQMHSPSPFILCSFTKTRPHTHDIIKLEENGPVKHEDSDSITAPDEDGFSVHSSGLDSADSDDEADLSEEMYPYYDTDDDYDDDDEEEEEEEEETEAATTLDGGRRRLRSQRSWPSANKAKRSRSEPLSGDAAAWKSEKDPDNLPHPLPHFLPTRKPGIQPPLSEYLTSPSPSKLFKMYFNWAAVKTLCANTNKNAAKNIVAGKKFKWSELTEAELYRYIGLTLYMWILKLPNIKDFWRASSIFYMPYPSKVMSRTRFLLITWNIHMSDPAEDELNDRKKGTDDYDCLHRIRPLYDSLRVACKAVYHPQKNLSVDERMVPTKAKTALKKNIKNKQKKRWLKFFVLSDNTGYTFDFKVYTRKSTLATGRGLSFDAVMSLVNKNCLGSGYHIYCDKFYTSPTLFRHLHDLGFGACGTFRDTRIGTPKTKVNTMTKEFPRGTVRWIREGALIFIKWMDTREVSVCSTMHTAFSGDTLKRMCKVGGKRRVVEVPVPLAVKDYNSFMREADLSDQLIGSYSSWRKSRAWYVMVLYHFIDIAVTNSYLLSKELCSRLEEQPVKHQAFLEQLIAELCGVPLQSVPERYQHIPVAIVEGASGHNKASKGRRKCKLCRKCTPFMCEACRVALCVIVDRNCHKLYHSSFKGTEN; translated from the exons ATGAGGAAGACTTACACTGCACAG ATGCACTCTCCATCTCCTTTTATCTTGTGCTCGTTCACAAAAACAC GCCCGCACACACATGATATTATTAAACTAGAAGAAAATGGACCCGTCAAACACGAAGATTCTGACTCCATAACAGCGCCGGATGAAGATGGGTTTTCTGTCCACTCCTCTGGGCTGGACTCTGCCGATAGTGACGATGAAGCTGACTTGAGTGAAGAAATGTATCCGTACTACGACAC tgatgatgattatgatgatgatgatgaggaggaggaggaagaggaagaagaaaccGAGGCCGCCACTACTCTGGATGGAGGCAGAAGAAGATTAAGGAGTCAGAGGAGTTGGCCTTCAGCAAACAAAGCCAAGCGCTCTAGGTCAGAGCCACTCTCTGGTGATGCAGCTGCCTGGAAAAGTGAAAAGGACCCAGACAACTTGCCACACCCCCTGCCACATTTCCTGCCTACGAGAAAGCCAGGTATCCAACCACCTCTTTCAGAGTATCTGACCAGTCCATCTCCATCTAAGCTCTTCAAGATGTATTTTAACTGGGCCGCTGTCAAAACACTGtgtgcaaacacaaacaaaaatgcagcaaaaaatATTGTTGCAGGTAAAAAATTCAAATGGTCTGAGCTCACAGAGGCTGAACTCTATCGCTACATTGGTCTGACACTGTACATGTGGATTCTGAAGCTGCCAAATATCAAGGATTTTTGGCGTGCCAgttccatcttttatatgcCGTATCCTAGCAAGGTAATGTCAAGAACCCGGTTCCTCCTCATCACCTGGAACATTCATATGAGTGACCCTGCTGAAGATGAACTCAACGACCGCAAAAAAGGCACCGATGATTATGACTGCCTGCACAGAATACGCCCCCTGTATGACAGTTTGCGTGTAGCCTGCAAAGCGGTGTACCATCCCCAGAAAAACCTCTCTGTGGATGAGCGCATGGTACCGACCAAAGCCAAAACTGCCctgaagaaaaacataaagaataaGCAAAAAAAGAGGTGGCTAAAATTTTTTGTGTTGTCTGACAACACGGGGTACACTTTTGACTTCAAGGTGTATACAAGGAAGTCCACTCTGGCAACCGGGAGGGGGCTGTCATTCGATGCAGTGATGTCTCTCGTCAACAAAAACTGCCTAGGATCTGGATATCACATTTACTGTGATAAGTTTTATACCAGCCCAACACTGTTCCGCCACCTTCATGACCTGGGGTTCGGAGCATGCGGCACATTTCGGGATACGAGAATCGGCACCCCAAAAACCAAAGTTAATACCATGACCAAAGAATTTCCAAGAGGGACAGTCAGGTGGATCAGAGAGGGAGCCCTCATTTTCATCAAGTGGATGGACACAAGGGAGGTGAGTGTGTGCTCCACGATGCACACTGCCTTCTCAGGGGACACTCTGAAAAGGATGTGTAAGGTTGGTGGAAAACGCAGAGTAGTCGAGGTGCCTGTGCCATTGGCTGTGAAAGACTACAACAGCTTTATGAGGGAAGCTGACCTGTCAGACCAGCTGATTGGCTCCTATTCCTCATGGAGAAAGAGCAGGGCGTGGtatgtgatggtgctgtatcaTTTCATTGACATTGCTGTAACAAACAGCTACTTACTCAGCAAGGAGCTGTGTAGCAGACTGGAGGAGCAGCCGGTGAAGCACCAGGCCTTCCTGGAACAGCTGATAGCTGAGCTCTGTGGGGTGCCCCTACAATCAGTCCCAGAGAGGTATCAGCACATCCCTGTTGCCATTGTTGAGGGGGCATCTGGCCATAATAAAGCCTCAAAGGGGCGAAGGAAGTGCAAACTGTGTCGGAAGTGCACTCCCTTCATGTGTGAGGCATGTAGAGTGGCTCTGTGTGTTATCGTTGACAGGAACTGTCACAAGCTGTATCACAGCTCCTTTAAGGGTACTGAAAATTAA